TACCGCGGCCAGACAATGCAATCCAATGGTATAGTTTAAAAAAGGCGGgagaaatattacaaatttgaacttgCCTGGAAAACGCGATTGTTTGTAGCAACGGGCCGTAAACTGTTTAATAATAAGTAGTCGATTTTAACACAATAACTATTAAAATTGAGAGTGGTAGTTACCGCACATACTCGTATACAATACGTGACGTTTACTAGCTAGCTTAGAACTTATACTCGAACGTATCACTTCCAACTGATTGTGTCGCTGTAGCGTCAACTTTATATCACTTCCCTCTTATCAAAAAGGCGcgcatatttcaaatttcaaacgatgAATCAGTCCAGCCACTGCGCTCGCAtttcattaataattattgattagtTGCGTATAAACTAGTCTCTCTCACTGACAAATAACTGTACAAAGGTTTGCTGTAAGTACAACGCAAGTTGAACCCGAGTAACAAGTTCTCGAAGagaaaaactttgaaactgcaaacaaagaaaaatattatcggTACTAAAACATCGACGCCTCGATAGGTGGAGCTTCCAAACAAAACGAGATGCAGTATCCAAGGCCTCGCCATTTCCCTCGCATCTTGCAAATATTTTCGCACTTTTCCTAAACCAAGCTCTACCAGTGTACTGTACTACAGATCATACAAGTATGTACGTAGAATTCGAGGATTTTAAACAACGTCTGATTCCGAATAAGCTTTGTGCACTTATTCTGTTACACACGATGCACTTACTAGCTTTTGTGCGATGCAGCTCTCCGGCAGGCACGACAGGACTTCCAAGTAACGCGGTGGACGTCTTTCGAATAACTGAAGGAACGCGGAGGGCACTCAAGGAAATACTGGTTTTAAGACGGTCGTCGGCTGCAGGCGTCTGGCTGATTCTCCGACTACTGACCGCCAGGCTGGCCACACTGACTGGGTGGAACTTCAATTGTGATGATCGAGATCGCCTGGGTACCATGGGAAATACCAATCAGCTCAACCAAAGATCTCATGTCACGCATTTAAAAGCCGAGTTGTATGAAGTATGCGTCATGCCGTAGTTCGCGACCGTTATTAGACTCCAGAGACTCAGAAGATCCAGCATCGACTCCTCGGCGACCGATCGGTAACGATCTATCGCGCTGTGTTATCTACGGATTATTTGACGCCTACACTTCCTCCGACATTGCAGAAATCGctctttccctttttctttccctttcgCCTTTCCCTCCTGAAAGATATTGCACCGCACAACGTGTTTCAAGGATCCCTGTAGGCAGGTAGAACTCCTTGACATTAAGACCCACCTGCAAGTCTTCGTTTTCTGTATGCATTCGTTCTACGACCGACGAGccttttttcacctcacttAATTACACGTGTTTGcttaattgtttttcaaacataGTGCATGAGATTGTCTCGAGTCAGAACGTTTAAcgaatacttattttttgtaacTCCAGTTTgaggcgttttttttttttttatcagaaaaCTGTCGAACGGAAGCGAAGTGCGTGATTTTACTTACAATAACTTCATCAAAGTCGTTATTCGAATACTTGCATTAATTCCGGAGTGTTTTCCTTGTATTTCTGTTTAAACTTATGCAATGCATGTGATTCTCACAATTCTCGTTTTCGAGGtataccagtttttcaaagaACACGATCACGTGCTGCTACGTTAATAGTCAACTCGCGGTTTAAACCAGCCGTACTTACTACAAGATCGCGCTGATGTGTGTAGACATACCGATACTAAAGTGGATATTGAAACATGCAATCCCGTTTCATAAATTATGCACACACTGCAAACTGCGGTGTGCAAAGTCAACAGTTcaataactattattatatttcataattCAATGCAATGATCACGTTGAATCTAATGATATTATCTATAGTGCATTCAAGTTACGAACAATTTCTGTTATCAAATACAAgcttgataataattaaagaacAATCAATTCTGATATTATTTAACAGCTCAAACTCACAAACAGCTTTGACGATGCTGCTATGTTTTAATACGATTAACAAATACCATCGATTGTGTCAGGCATTAGATCGCATACTAGCTGATAATATTGCCTACGTTACGGAGCAGCCATTTTTATCGAAATGATTTTGTTGCGCACCTTGGGTTGCCTGCATTCTTGAAAGCACTTCTGCAATCAAGGATTACAAGAAGCTttggaaaatataaataatgacaAAGTTTTCACACgatatttcaaattaacaAATAGTTTACAGAACCCCAAGTCAAGTGATGAAATTCCATCACGGTAGTTTCACAGTTTATGTACATGGTATGATAATATCAAAATCAGGTCGGGTTAATTTCAATGAgcttggggggggggggggggggggcttaCACTCTAAAATTGACCCTATTCAATATTGGATGTAGAGGGCTGTCGATCCATTTTCTGACTGCTTTCCTGAATAGAAATAACTACttggaacttttttttcttcgacaaAAATACTTTCATACATTCAATACTAATCCTCATTAtgaagttttttcaatttacgaGTTGTTTTACAGTAAATCTCGCGACATCTCAGGCCGAAGACTAGTAATGTTTCgtcaaaattaataatgatGTTTCTTTATGGACTCGgagttgaaataattcaaactgACGAATGTAGATGATATTGTAGGTAACCCTAACActgaggatgaaaataatcctCGATCTTCCAATGGAATTTTCCTTTATATCCTTTGTTTGAGTGTCTCGGGGCTTGGCACATGGAAAAGTACAGTATGGAAATCTAATGTTTgctattcaaatatatatatatatatgtcgcaTCACCATATTGTGTCATTGTTACATTTTGATCACCGGTTGTATGATGTTGATGGAACTTGTTTTGGTTggatttgttttgttcttgtttAACTTAGTTACTTCTTTTagattgattttcaaacgatttgaataaagttGTGTTTTTTCGTGTCTCTGCGGcttacaattaaataaacTGTGTAATACTCTTTATTTGTCTTTGTATAtctgacatatatatataatttacttGTGCTCATAATATtccgtataaaaaataattaattgtacaGACAACGAATGCAGTGATGTCATGAATTACACTTTGATTTCAACCTATCCCACCTAAGTTTACgcattttaaatttattttctagtTGACGTATGTTCTATGTAATGAACCTCGACAAATTACAATGAAAACGGGATACCACTGGGTCTCGAATTTGTACCTAAAGATCACATTATGAATATATAGACATCTTATTTTGAAGTGAGTGACCGTTGGAGGATTAATGATAGCTGATTTTCATCGAGTGATGGTCAATTaaaaagacattttttttttcttttcccttaagcaataatttattgcgaCGTTTCGATCGGGCTGCAGTCGATCATCTTCCGACTACtacaaacaaaatgaaaacaagaatttttctagacaattgtttgaattatttggcgttTGTATACATTTATAAAACTAGTTTAAATTTGTAATGATATGAGAACACATACGTTTTTGAACATGTGTCTGACCGACAGTTTAACTGttctgtgaaaaattatatgcAACGATTGCTGATgtgatataaaaatacaaaaattcaagGCGAGATTTAcgggaaaattatttataagaaAAGGATCAGGTATTATCAAATTAGATGTTGAGAGATTTCAACTTACAATTTAGTGACATTCCTTAAGCATCGTGTTGACGCTTGGCCGGTTGGCGCGAAAGTGAGGATACATTGATTTGTATTGATTTACGATAATCCCTATCGATCATCGATATGTGTAATGTCGATTTGAGATCGATACATCGTGAGAGTTAAGCGGGACTTATGAATATCGAATGATATCAGGTCAGAACAAGCATTCGGCAAAGAAAATGTTTTACGCAACAGTCCGATTATGAGTTATTATATTAACGGTTATCGGGATTTCTTATCGAAAATTGCTTACCGCAATAAtgtaatgcaaaaaaaaaccacttcCTTGGCAACTGTTTAGCCACATTAATTATCtttattattctcattttaataGAAGCATTTTTCcattgaaattcgatattttttagagGCTTGatttatgtgtataattaattaacaagTCCAGTGAAGTTGCCGAGTTATCTGCTGCCTCCTAAAAAAGCCAGGGAGGCGATCTAACGGTTGAAAGATTGACTACCATTACACATCACCCATGAAGATGCTTCAAGACTCGTGATGTTGCGAGGTTATTCTGCGTTGTGACTTCCTTAAAATTTGCCGGActacttggaaaaatttcatagatAACCTACCAAAAACaccgtgaaataaaattcaacgcAGGCAAGGTCTGTGCCAACAAAGTGAGGATCGTCTATAAACTTTCTCATTCCCGAAACCAAATAAGTTGGAAAACGAACAATAGCTACTTTTGAAGTTTCGAACATTCTTAcatatcgtgaaaaaaaatctcaccgACCCATTTCACTAAATACATCACGCAATTCGGAACAAAACAATTACTAATTAGCTAATTTCTCGGCTGTAACTTTAGATATGCTTATCGCAGGAAGTAAAAACTCTGCGCAATCTGTTTCCTTTGCAAAATTACGGCGCAATAGGGTCAAGATAAATTagttttaatataaaaatgtttcttaTTTCAGAATCCCTTTGTGTGACCCTTTCTGGACTAGGTAATTGGACCCTTGGGAATGCAAAaatgatatatataatagCTTGGGAACAACAACTGAGAAAATACAAATATGGGTTACATGAAATAGTAACGATAGAATATCATACATATCGTATCCTAAGGAGGTACATTGCACTTATGTGCAGAATAGAACATGAATTATACTTACTAACTACaaacataatttatataaCATTTTTCGTATTCCGGTTGAATTATTGTATGTTGCAAttgatttttctcatattctctttatttttcattttaatactATTTGACAACTTTTTAAACTAACATACACTGACACTTGAACACTTGTACTAGATTTAAGGCacattaaataaattgtaactGAACTGAAACAAAAACTTTGCAGCTACGACTTTCTCATTTTCCTTCCCCATCTCGCTAAGTTTTTTGGCAGCAAGTTTTGACCCGTTGTTCTCAGTGAGTCGAGAGTGAGTGGAATaaattcctctcgcaaaattacatcgaGATAGTACATGATAGAATTGATTccagtatttttcaaaattgtccaaattttcaagaaaaattcaaagaatttattccagcatttttcaaaatcgcgaaaattttcgccaaaaaagggttagccttactttttttttaccaaataaTCTTTCGTCCCAGAATCGATTCGTGTGACCCTGTCCTCACTAATTCGATCTCCAGGAACgtagaaaacgcagcaaaaagagcgtaggagcAACGGCAGAAAAAATATGCAGGAAAGATCAGCAGcaaagaaaataacgaaacaGATTCTTTGGTTGTTTGGCTgcaacttttgatccgttgctcgcaacgtaatcggactgcgcccaatcgatttctctcgcaaaattgcgtcggaatagtgcatgaaagaatttattccagcacttttcaaaatcgcgaaaattttcgccaaaaaagcaaaggggttagccttactttttttttgggcgaaaaatcTTTTGTCCCAGAATCGAGTTGTATGACCCTCTCTCTACtaatcggacccccaggaacgtataaaacgcagcaaaaagatcGTAGGACGTAAACATCTTTCATTATTCctcataaatatgtatactttTACAATTGTCGACGTACACACAGTGGTCCGAGGACGAGTAATTTTCCGGCAGGGTCAATTACGTTGGCAATGCACTGAACATCACATAACTCAACCatacaaaatttcaacgagTTTGTAGCCAATCAGCAATGACGCAGTGAGTTGATTCTGCATTGTCAATGCAAGCGACTTCGCCGAAAAATCAACCCTGTCTAAATCAGTGTTCCCATGTGTATATCAGGTGTAATTTCAACACTTGtgatgtttatttattttccacttTTCTCGATCTGCATATGAAATATCTTGAATCAGCGATATAGTTATtcaaacattattattaaaaaaatttcctcgaagaaaaatattaaaaagaaattgcCCCAAAAATTCGTCTCCCACAATTTTGAAGACTAAGAttgccgattttttttacatattcgGAGGTCGGTTACGAACAATTAACAATTGGCGAAGGTATTTTACGCAGCCCGAAGACTGAGAATGagaatattcttttttcttcgcatAGCATTTTCTCTTATATAACTCTTCATTCAAGCGACTCGTCACTTGGCACATACAAGAGTACAGTTCTTTAATCCAATGTTTGCTATCCAAATACATGTAATTTGTCTGTTTCCCTAATATTCCgtacaaaaattatcaattgtATAAACAACGAACGCAGTAATGTCATAAGTTTCcacttttatttcaacttaTTCCAACTAAGTACACGCATCTTAAATCTATTTCCTAGTTAACGTATGTTCTGGGTAATAAATCTCGacaaattacaattaaaaagaaataattttgggtctcgaatttgaatgaatatCAATATTACGAATATATAGGTATCGGTAGAAATCAATTAAAAGTTCTCTGAATTGCAAATCCACCGCAAGTCCATGAATTAGATTTTGGCCGCATTACTTAACTTGTCTGCAAAGCAACAGAGTTAAACCAAAGCTCAAGAGATACAGCATGGCGATGGCCATAATCATCATCTAAAAACAGAAATTAGAGAACATTACCGTCAAGAAGAAGCTGGTGTATATTTGACACGTTTATGAGAGACTCGTTACAACCGTTAGTAGATTGTCAAGTTGGAGAATCCAACGTAGAACTTACCGATAAATACAACATCATCATGCGATTCATGTAGTATTCAATTCCCACATCCTCAATTTGCGCAAAAAGGACCGATGAGGCTATAAAATGTGACGCGAAACCGGTTGACTGATAAACCACCTCCTGAAACAATGAATTCTGATTAAATCAATCATGCATTCAGTATACTTCACtaaatttcttcttcgttttattttagttttagTTCATTCCTTGAGAATCCCAAGGTTCATAAGAAATGACTAATTGCAGGACTCTTCGTGTTGTGATGATATTCAATACAACAATAATTTAGGATCCTTCTTAAACTTACGCTAACGAGTGTATTTCGTGTTATTGTCCCAGTCAGTAGAGATGCTGCGTACCAAACGAGAAAGATGTATGTAGCAATGACGAAGAAAGTTGTAATTGCAATTACTAAAATCCGACCACTCAGTTGA
The sequence above is drawn from the Neodiprion pinetum isolate iyNeoPine1 chromosome 2, iyNeoPine1.2, whole genome shotgun sequence genome and encodes:
- the LOC124212528 gene encoding uncharacterized protein, with translation MTARELSMVSKESMDTPMIILGSARRLRMLSASFTFAQLILGIICVGMALWDMKLNFAELLFASGVGLFKKISDRRTGVLSSILKFTSRFSSAEYDRVTVDQLSGRILVIAITTFFVIATYIFLVWYAASLLTGTITRNTLVSEVVYQSTGFASHFIASSVLFAQIEDVGIEYYMNRMMMLYLSMMIMAIAMLYLLSFGLTLLLCRQVK